A segment of the Aureliella helgolandensis genome:
GTGATCGTAGATCAAACGAGTCGTGTAACCAAAATCTCGCTCGAACGTCCCGCGTCCGTGCGCAAGTTCCTACCTAGCCTCGCCCAAAACGGTTGGCTATTGCCGGAATATCACGTCGGCTCCGAAAACGAGGGTTTGCGCTATCTTTTCTCGGAACCGGTCATCGAAAATCTGGCCGCTTTGTCCCCTATCGTGCTGTATGGCGACCGGTTTGTGGGAAAAACAGCCTTGGCCATTACGCTGGCGGTAACCTGGTCACGCATCTGCGCTCGGCGTCCCCTCAGTTTCACTACCGGCCGCTCGTTCTCTCAGGACTTTACGGCTGCACTCGAAATATCTGATACCGATTCCTTCCGCACGCGCACGCGGGATTGCCAGTTGCTGGTGATCGATGACTTGGATCCCATTGCCACTGCCCCCGCAGCCCAAGAGGAGTTGGTGCACACCCTCGATCAGCTTGCTTTGGCGGAACGACCGGTGATTCTGAGCTCACAACGACTCCCCTCGACCATCCCCCAGCTTTCCTCAACGCTAAGCAGTCGGTTGACGGGTGGGTTTTCACTGCAATTGCAGCGTCCTACGGGAGCTACCGTCAGCGACATCGCTCTGCAATTGGCGAGGACCATCGATCCCAAACTCGACGAACAAGACATACTGCGGCTCTGCAATTTGTTCGATAGTCGGCCCCTCACAACCTTAGATCTCCGCAATATCGTGCTCTTAGCTCACCAAACCAAATCGGCATCAGGTTCCGTCAACTGCTCAGCCGTCAAGCAACTAGCCTTGCAGCACATGGAGAGCGACACCCCTACCCTACCGAGTATTGCCAAGGTGGTTGCTAGGCGATTGCGCGTGCGTTTGACTGAGATGCGTGGTGCGACCCGCGATGCAAATATTGTCCGTGCTCGCGGCTTGGCGATCCACCTTGCCCGAAAGCTGACCCCGGCCAGCCTACAACAGATTGGCCAATTCTTCGGTGGCCGCGACCATTCCACCGTCTTGCACGCTAGCAGGAAGGTCGAAAACCTGATTGAGAGCGACCCTGAGTTAGCGAACCTCATCCGTGATATTCAAGCCGATTTGGAAATGGCGACGGCCTAAGTGCTTGCTCTAAAACTCTGATCTTCGGAGCGGTGTGGCACTAACCGGTGGCTTCTTCGTGGCCAGCTCGCTCTTAAAAGTGTTTCTCCAATGCCTCTTCGTCCGCTACCACTCATGCTAGTGCTGGGCATGCCTTCAATTCTCCTGGGCACCACGGCGAGCAAGCGGTGTCCGCCCTGCACCCCTAGTCGTTAAAATCCGATCGCCCATTCCACGCTATTCTCGTAGTGGAAAAGTTGTCTAAAGTCGGACGGAAGATGTTGCTGAAAACCTCGGTCCCAGCGCTCTTGGAGAAGCCCTGTTGCTAAACCGGCTTTTGTAGACACTTGGTGAACGATCTTCGACGCAGTTTCGCAAAGTTATCCCCTGTCAGTACAGGGTTGCTTTCGCTACTTAAGTCGATTACCGATAACGAGTTACCGCATGAGACAGCCGTGTGGAAAACTCGATCTCGAGCCCTCTTACTACTACGACTATATTAAATATCTATTAGAGAAGAATGTCACCAACTCACAGAGCAGGACCCACAACGGCTTTGTGAAGTCGGGTGGGATTGCCTCCACGACATCTGACTGTAAAACAATTCTTTCAAAGCTTTTCTGCAGGTTGGTATCGTGGTAACCTCACTTTTCCGCATCTGCAAGCATGCATTTACTACTAGAGAGTTGGGTTGGCGATGAAGATATCGTGCGATCGGGAAAAACTAGCCAACGCCTTCCAATTGGCTGGTAGCGTGGCATTGGCTCGTAGCCCCAAGGAAATCCTTCAAAATGTCAAAATCGAGGCATCGGATGAGCATGTCACCCTCATGGCGACCGACATGGAAACCGGTATTCGCATCGAAATTGATGGGGTTGAAGTTGAGACGGCGGGCAAGGCGCTCTTGCATGTAGCCCGAGTCGGTATGATCCTCCGCGAAAGTAGCGACGAACGACTCAGTATCGAATCGGACGGTTCCGCCACCGTGATTAAGGGAACTCACTCCGAATTCAATTTACCGAGCTCGAACCCAGACGAATTTCCGACTGTTGCCGGTTTTGAGGAAGAGGCCTATCACGAGCTGCCAGCTCGCTTGTTCCGGGAGATGGTTAAACGCACCGCCTTTGCCACTGATGCGGATAGTTCTCGATTTGCGCTAGGAGGAGTCTTGCTGGAAATGAGTGGCGAAGATGTCTTGGCAGTCGGCACCGATGGACGGCGGCTGGCCCGGATGATTGGCGCAGGGAAAAGTGTCGGCGATCACGCTACGAGTGGTAATTCTACGATCATCCCAACCCGCTCTCTGACACTGATGGAACGCGCCATCGGTGACAAGGAGGACGTGGTGCATATCGCCGCTCGCAACAACGATGTCTTGCTTCGAACGACGCGTTGCACCATCTATTCTCGGCTGGTCGAAGGCCGTTATCCCAATTGGCGGCAAGTGATCCCCAGTCGTGAGGGTTCGGCAATCATCGACATGACAGTCGGACCGTTCTTCAATGTGATTCGTCAAGCAGCCATTGTGGCCGACCAAGAAACGCGGGGACTTGATATGGAATTTGGCAATGGCACACTGGTGCTGACCGCCAAAACCGCTGACCTGGGACAAAGTCGAGTTGAGTTGCCGATCGATTACGATGGCGAATCGATCAAGTTGAAACTCGACTATCGTTTCGTGGGAGATTTCCTGAAGGTGCTACCACCTGACGCGAAGTTCAAATTGGATGTAGCCTCTGGAACGCAACCGGCACTCATGACCACCGACGATGGCTATGCCTATGTGGTCATGCCAATGGCCTTGGATGGTTAGGCCAATTCCGCTTGGGGACTAGCGAGTTCCATCCTGCCCGCGCCTCGTCCCTAATCTCCAATATTCAAGCTGGTCGAAATTCAAGCTGGTCGAACGCTAGGCAGTGGCCTAAGAGTCCCACATCGAGAAACTAACGCAACAGAGAGAGAGTGAAGATCATGAGTGTATCGGCGTTTATGGAAAAGCATTACCGACACTTCAATGCCCGAGAAACTTTGGCTGCAGCCAAGTCGTACCGGAAATTTATCGATGAAGGAGGCAAGATGCTTGTCTCCCTAGCCGGAGCAATGAGTACGGCGGAACTGGGAATCTCACTGGCGGAAATGATTCGTCAGGACAAGGTTCACGCGATCAGTTGCACGGCCGCCAACCTGGAAGAGGACTTGTTCAATCTCTTCGCCCACAATGAATACAAAGTCATCGAGGATTGGCGAGCGCTCAGCGCCCAAGATGAAGTCGACTTGCAAGCCAATGGTTTCAATCGCGTGACCGACACTTGTATTCCAGAAACCGTCATGCGGCACATGGAATCACGCTTGACTACCTATTGGGTAGAGCAAGGCGAAAAGGGAGAAGGGATGTTTCCCTACGAGTATTTCTATCGAGTCTTGGATGAGGCCGATTTGAAGCAGCACTACCAAGTACCCATCGAGAACAGTTGGGTCTACGCAGCCAAAGAAAAAGGGTTGCCGATCGTATCGCCCGGTGCCGAGGACAGTACGCTGGGGAATATGTTCACCGCTCGCGTTATGGACGGAACGGTCAAGAGCCATGCGGCGCTCAAGAGCGGTACTGCGCAACTTGAGTTGCTCACCAATTGGTATCGAAAAGAAAGTCAGGCAGCTCCCATAGGCTTCTTTCAAATAGGAGGTGGTATCGCCGGCGACTTTGCCATATGTGCCGTACCGATGCTCATCCAAGATTTGCGAGAGGATGCCAATCTATGGTCTTACTTTGCACAGATTAGCGACGCAGTAACGAGTTACGGTGGATACTCAGGAGCGGTACCCAACGAAAAGATCACTTGGACAAAACTCAGCAAAGAGAGCCCCAAGTTCATGATCCAAAGTGACGCAACGATCGTCGCCCCGCTCATCTTTGCCTACGTCTTGGGACAGTGAGAGTAGAGCTTTCCCCCGCCCGGTGAGCGGAACAAGTAGTGAAGTGACTGGTCAAAATCGCACCCCTCCGCGAGACGGCCTGTTGAAATCGTAACCCGCCGCGTAAGCAAGGACGGGTGGTCGTAGCTCCAACGCAACAGCGCGCACTACCACCGCGGCCAAACCCAGAATTGTCTTACATCAACAATGCGGTATGAAGTTGCAGGTGTAAAGTCATTTCCAATGCCAGTGCGAAATCGACATCATCTAGGCAGGAGTCATGGATTCCGCAGTCACCAGCCGGGATACGATCATAGCGTGCGCTAAGGCAACAAGCGTACCCGTTCACGGTTGACAGCGACTGAACCTTAAACCCGAAGCAACGGTAGAGGCTGCCTGATGGAGAAAGAAGGTTGGGAATGAACCGATGAAGTACTTCGCAGTGGTGAGCTTGCTTGGCATTACTGCTCGGCGTTGAGTTTGGCTTGGGGCGAGTCTGGTGAATCAGAGAGTGTTGTTGGCAGGAAGATTGCCAGAACAATTCATCTTCCTGTCAAATGTCCGCCTGGATACTTCGCAATCGTTCACGGTTGTCAGCGACTTCAATCTAAACTGCAACCCGAAGCAACGATTGGAATTGTTGATGGATAAGGAAGGTCGTAAACGGCTAAGAAACACTTCAATATTCTAGGTGCAACTAGATGCGGATGAAAATTCTTCGAATGTGCAGCATGTAAGTTACGGTAAAGCATACCAGTACGAACATGATCGCCATGACCAATGAAGCATTGTTGGGTGAGAGCCAATTCGAGGAAAGATAGGTGTAGAGCCAAGCCTTAAGACTCTGTCCACCGACCGGGATGGTGGAGATCAAATCACCTACCAAGCTCGATAAGACATAAGCGAAAATGGCATTGCTGCCAAACACGAGCATGGGCAGCAAACCTCGGCGATACTCTCGAAGATCGATGAAGTAGTAGAGCACTCCCAAGAGGTGGATCGCAAGTCCAGCGGTGAGGAAGACGAAACTGGTCGTCCACAACTGCTTATTGATGGGCATGCTGAGGCTGACCCCATAGGCGAGTACGAGACAGATATTGGCTGCTACAAAGAGACGCGTCAGCATCTGCCATTTGTCGGATTCACCGTTGTCGCTTTCTCTGCGCAATTGCTGACCGGTAAAATAACCCAATAGGCAAGTAGTGATCGCTGGCAAAGTACTCCACACACCTTCTGGATCAAACCCTTCCGCCGGAGCTCCCTTCCAGGTGTGTCCGAATAATAGCTGATTGTCGAGCCACCAGCAGAAATTTCCGGTCACTTCGAACACACCTGGGCCGTATTCGGGAACGGGATAGAACCACATCAGGGCGGAATAGACGACCAACAAGCACGTTGCCACGGCCCACCGCCCCAGGTTCGGTAGGAACATCACCGCTAGACTGGTAAAGAAGTAGCCAATCGCAATGCGTTGCAGTACTCCCGGCCAGCGGGCTTCGAGAACAACCCCGGGACGCCACAGGACTTCCGGAAAGACTCCTAAGAACAACCCCAACAGAATCAAAATTAGGGTGCGTTGAATAACTTTCATCATCAGGCCGGCCCGACCTCCTGCGCTCAATCTCTTTTCAAAAGAGAATGGCATGGCTACGCCGACCATGAAGAGGAAGAATGGAAAAATGAGGTCGGTCGGAGTCCAACCGTGCCACACAGCATGTTCCAAGGGAGGGTAAATATGCGACCAACTCCCAGGATTGTTGACAAGGATCATCGACGCCATCGTCAAGCCACGCATGGCATCTAGGGAGAGGAGTCTCTTTCTAGTCGGTTCTTCGAGGGGGGGATTCATGGAATCAGCCAAGTGTTGATCGAGTCAGTTGGGGGCAATAGATTGGCGAAGAGAAGTAGTATACAAACTGGAATCGTTTGGGCGCAACGTGACAGGAATCGAAGTGACCTGCTCGACAAAGCCTTCAGCACTAAACCTCCGAAACAAATTTTCCACCAAACCCAATAAAGGTATGAAATCGACCACCAGTCGAAATTGGATCTAGACTCAAAGCCCATTTAAGCTGGTTGGGACCATGCCCCCTGCGATTAGCGAAGAACCGGGGGTACCGAGAGGAGCAGGAGTTGGCAATGAAAAGGAGCTGCTCCATGGTCGATCCCGACACGATGAAGGCTTGGGAAGCGTTCCCGGCTGAAGCTATGGTGAGGCCATCCATCCGCAGGATCAGTAGCTCTCGAGTCGAGCACGAGCACGTATTAGTTGCTAGTATCAGTTCGTAGTGGCAACAGTGTGATGACATCGCGGGATTTGAAGTGGTGGCCTCCAACGTCAACAACGGCAGAGCGATCGCGTAACGCTTTGTATCCGGACATCATGCTCGCATCACCTTGGCATGCGAATAATGAGAGGCTCCCAAATTTGTCCGACTCAGCGTCCTTGTGAGGAACATGCTATGAAAACGACTTTACTATCTTTGACCCACTTTGTGATCACATGTGCGTTGTGTTGGAACTCGGCGGCCTGTTTGGCATTCGACGCCAATGCTTCCGCAGTGCAGTTGCCGCCCAACGGCGAGGCGGAAGAGCTCACCGTAGCTGAGATTGTCGAGATCTTGAGACGTACCGAATCAGTCATCAACACGTTGAGTGTATCATGTCAAAGCACCGGAAAAAGGGATTTAAAGGCGAGCATGGACGCTAATGCGGCTTGGCATTATTGTCGACAGTCCGTTTCATGCACTTGGTGGGTCGACAGTCAAGGCAGTTGGCTATACAGCGGCAAGTCTTCCGAGCGATGGGTTCGAAACAATCCTCGAAGCGAAAAGACTACTCTCATTTCGACGTTCATACCTCCAGCTACTGGAAAATTCGCCTTACTCGATGCTTCGACTAATAAGGTCATCCGCGAGGGTGACGCGGGAGCTTGCCATTTGCAATTAAATCCGACTGAGATCGTAGGGTATTTGGACGGAGTAAGTATTCCGACATTTCTACAGAGTAAGGATGCCGTGATTGCTGGTACGAAGGATCTGAATGGCAGAACGTTAACACTCGTGGAAGTCATTGATAAAACGTCTTCTAGCATTCAATGGCGACACCTCTTTTGGGTTGACGTAGAGAGAGGAGTCCTACCCAGACGCCAGAAATATGTAAGGCTAGCAGAAGACGAGCCGTGGGAATTAATAGCGATGCTTGACTGCGGAATCTATAAAGCAGACGTTGCATCAGGACTTTGGTTACCGAGTGAAGCGAAGAGTTTCCGATGGGATTTGAGCAATACGGGGCAAGTCGGGAGACTTACGCATGCTGCATACCACTCGCTATCAAAGTGGTCCATCAACCCTACGCTCCCCAACCCAGACGCGTTCCTAAGCGACTCGATTCGCACTCAAGTGGGAAACTCTCCTCCAAGTGTTAAAAATCCAAAGGGATAGCGTCACGATGAAGCAACTCTTTCCGTCGCTCGGCGTCCGACTATCCCGCAGAAAGTTTATGGCGATTTAGCCATAATTCTCGAAGAGAGGGTTGCTTGCGTTGTTCGAGCGAAGTGCGCCCAGAGTACATCCCCACAGGCACTTGATCGAAACACGACGCCTGACAATATCGCGCTGACGCGTTTACTTGAACCGCGCCCACGGTGGAATCGGGATTGGGCGAAGGCAATAGAATTGGTGCCAACACGCGGCATTGCGCGAAAAACATCAGTGGAAAGACTTCCAGCCTGCGCAGCTGAAAATGATGGCGAGGAAGTCAATCCCAACCGAAAGATTCGACTCGCCATTACCGACTCGCCATTTCCGTAGGATGCTAGGGGGAAATGGGGCGGACTTTGGTACCATGCATAATGCTGTTTTCCGGAGCAGCGATAACGGCTGCACCGAGTGCTAGGCCATCGGTGATCTGGACTTGATCGTCGTTCATGATCCCCACCTCGACGTTCCGCAGTTGGGCGCGATGGCCCTCGACAACGAAGACTTGCCACTGATTCGTAGGTCCACGGAAAATGCAGGAACGTGGTAGGACAATCGCATCGATGGCGGTGGCAGTAAAGATTCGAGCTCGCAATTGATAGTCGATACCGACTTGATGCTCCAGCAGAAAATCTTGAGCCGCTTCGTCCAGTTCGATCACCACTTTGACCCGCTGCTGTTCAACACCCAGCGAGCTAACCTTCGTAAACCCAGCCGGAAAGATCCGCGATACGCGGGCGGAGAGTCCGGATTCCATGGGCAAGGCAAGCGCAACGCCATAGACGCGCGCCTCTTGACCGACGCGAATCCGCACGGCATCTTGGCTGAGGACTTCCGATTCGAGTTCGATCAAGCTTAGATCACCGAGTGTTAGCAGCTCGGTTCCAGCTTGTACGAATTGCTCGTTTTTAATGGCCCTCGACAGGACCACGCCTTGAATGGGACTGGTCATCGTGCCGCGTTGTTTCCGCAGTTCTATTTGCCGCAATCGAGCTTCGGCCTCATCCTTTTGCTTGAGAAGTACCTTGGTTCCAAGCTCTTTGCGACTGATGAAATCTTGAACCATGCGTGGTAGGAGTTTGGTAGCTGCTTCGATCGACCGTACTGCCTCGGAGGTAAGACTATCTTGTCGGAAGCTGCTCAAGCTTTGTTCGTATTCCAGCTGTGCGCGATCGATCTCATCCTGAGAAGTCGCACCGCTGGAGCCGAGTTGACGAATTCGCTCCAAGCGTTCGGTGGCGAATTTAAGTTGAGCTTTACCGGCTTCGGCGCGGGCGTCGGCAGCGGCCACGGTATTGACCATCGATTCGACGAAACTGAGGGCTTGTGCATGCGTACTCTGCTCCACGGAGACGTCTTGACTCTCATCAATGGAGCGCGACAAGCGATCGACGGCGGCTTGAGCCTCAGCCAGTTCATTGTCTAGATCGCGCATCACGACCTGGCAAACCACCTCCCCTTGCTCAACGGCTTGCCCCTCGACGAGCTCAATTTCATTGAGTCGGGAGGCGAAGGGCATCGTGATGCGGTGCGTGCGTGGGAGGCGGGTTTGCGCCTCCTGGTCCACCGACTCTCGGATGTCGGACTGCTCAGCAATGGCAATTTGCACTGGACTCCCGCCCGAGGCGATGAGCGTGGCGACGAGAATTCCGATGGCGATCGTGGCTATCAGTAGCCACAGGACGAGTCGAGGCATCGCTAGAGTTCCTTGTCAGGCATGGGAGGAGTCTCTCTCTATTCTTTGACTTTAAGGGCATCGAGAATATTCAGTCGAGCAATCCGCCACTGCACAATGCAGTGCGCGAGCAGCCCAAACGCCAGGGCCGTGCCCAGTTCAATGACCACGATATTCCAGTTGATGAGTACTGGTAATCGGACCAAGTCGTTTTTCATGCTTTCCGCCGTGAACCACGTCAGGCCATAGCCGGCCGGTATTCCCAGCAGCGATCCGAGGAGGTTGATGAGCAAACTTTCACGCAAGAACATTGCACCAACTTGGAAGGGCCCGTAGCCAATGGCCAGGAGGGTGGCGACCTCTTGACTGCGCTCTGCCAGGTTGATCATCGAGGCGTTGAGGAGGCTTCCAAAGAAGATGGCACCCGCAAAGCCGATCAGGGCGGTGATGAAAATTGCTTGGACTTGCAGCACGAGGTCTCGGAGGGTGGATT
Coding sequences within it:
- a CDS encoding helix-turn-helix domain-containing protein, translated to MIVDQTSRVTKISLERPASVRKFLPSLAQNGWLLPEYHVGSENEGLRYLFSEPVIENLAALSPIVLYGDRFVGKTALAITLAVTWSRICARRPLSFTTGRSFSQDFTAALEISDTDSFRTRTRDCQLLVIDDLDPIATAPAAQEELVHTLDQLALAERPVILSSQRLPSTIPQLSSTLSSRLTGGFSLQLQRPTGATVSDIALQLARTIDPKLDEQDILRLCNLFDSRPLTTLDLRNIVLLAHQTKSASGSVNCSAVKQLALQHMESDTPTLPSIAKVVARRLRVRLTEMRGATRDANIVRARGLAIHLARKLTPASLQQIGQFFGGRDHSTVLHASRKVENLIESDPELANLIRDIQADLEMATA
- the dnaN gene encoding DNA polymerase III subunit beta, which encodes MKISCDREKLANAFQLAGSVALARSPKEILQNVKIEASDEHVTLMATDMETGIRIEIDGVEVETAGKALLHVARVGMILRESSDERLSIESDGSATVIKGTHSEFNLPSSNPDEFPTVAGFEEEAYHELPARLFREMVKRTAFATDADSSRFALGGVLLEMSGEDVLAVGTDGRRLARMIGAGKSVGDHATSGNSTIIPTRSLTLMERAIGDKEDVVHIAARNNDVLLRTTRCTIYSRLVEGRYPNWRQVIPSREGSAIIDMTVGPFFNVIRQAAIVADQETRGLDMEFGNGTLVLTAKTADLGQSRVELPIDYDGESIKLKLDYRFVGDFLKVLPPDAKFKLDVASGTQPALMTTDDGYAYVVMPMALDG
- a CDS encoding deoxyhypusine synthase family protein gives rise to the protein MSVSAFMEKHYRHFNARETLAAAKSYRKFIDEGGKMLVSLAGAMSTAELGISLAEMIRQDKVHAISCTAANLEEDLFNLFAHNEYKVIEDWRALSAQDEVDLQANGFNRVTDTCIPETVMRHMESRLTTYWVEQGEKGEGMFPYEYFYRVLDEADLKQHYQVPIENSWVYAAKEKGLPIVSPGAEDSTLGNMFTARVMDGTVKSHAALKSGTAQLELLTNWYRKESQAAPIGFFQIGGGIAGDFAICAVPMLIQDLREDANLWSYFAQISDAVTSYGGYSGAVPNEKITWTKLSKESPKFMIQSDATIVAPLIFAYVLGQ
- a CDS encoding acyltransferase family protein, with protein sequence MNPPLEEPTRKRLLSLDAMRGLTMASMILVNNPGSWSHIYPPLEHAVWHGWTPTDLIFPFFLFMVGVAMPFSFEKRLSAGGRAGLMMKVIQRTLILILLGLFLGVFPEVLWRPGVVLEARWPGVLQRIAIGYFFTSLAVMFLPNLGRWAVATCLLVVYSALMWFYPVPEYGPGVFEVTGNFCWWLDNQLLFGHTWKGAPAEGFDPEGVWSTLPAITTCLLGYFTGQQLRRESDNGESDKWQMLTRLFVAANICLVLAYGVSLSMPINKQLWTTSFVFLTAGLAIHLLGVLYYFIDLREYRRGLLPMLVFGSNAIFAYVLSSLVGDLISTIPVGGQSLKAWLYTYLSSNWLSPNNASLVMAIMFVLVCFTVTYMLHIRRIFIRI
- a CDS encoding efflux RND transporter periplasmic adaptor subunit — protein: MPRLVLWLLIATIAIGILVATLIASGGSPVQIAIAEQSDIRESVDQEAQTRLPRTHRITMPFASRLNEIELVEGQAVEQGEVVCQVVMRDLDNELAEAQAAVDRLSRSIDESQDVSVEQSTHAQALSFVESMVNTVAAADARAEAGKAQLKFATERLERIRQLGSSGATSQDEIDRAQLEYEQSLSSFRQDSLTSEAVRSIEAATKLLPRMVQDFISRKELGTKVLLKQKDEAEARLRQIELRKQRGTMTSPIQGVVLSRAIKNEQFVQAGTELLTLGDLSLIELESEVLSQDAVRIRVGQEARVYGVALALPMESGLSARVSRIFPAGFTKVSSLGVEQQRVKVVIELDEAAQDFLLEHQVGIDYQLRARIFTATAIDAIVLPRSCIFRGPTNQWQVFVVEGHRAQLRNVEVGIMNDDQVQITDGLALGAAVIAAPENSIMHGTKVRPISP